A section of the Geoalkalibacter ferrihydriticus DSM 17813 genome encodes:
- a CDS encoding CYTH domain-containing protein: protein MGIEIERKFLLQSDDWRMAVISESRLQQGFLSTDPQRTLRVRLADGEGTLTVKGLTQGATRREYEYPIPAQDAAQLLDELCLRPLIEKTRYRVPHAGLVWEIDVFFGENAGLVVAEVELGDEAQEVQLPPWVGAEVTGDPRYYNANLIRRPFSAWSNTN from the coding sequence ATGGGGATCGAGATTGAACGCAAGTTTCTGCTGCAAAGCGACGACTGGCGCATGGCGGTTATTTCCGAGAGCCGCTTGCAGCAGGGATTTTTATCCACCGACCCGCAGCGTACCCTGCGGGTGCGCTTGGCCGACGGGGAGGGAACCCTCACGGTGAAAGGCTTGACGCAAGGCGCTACCCGCAGAGAATACGAGTATCCGATTCCGGCGCAAGACGCCGCCCAGTTGCTTGATGAACTCTGTTTGCGTCCTCTCATCGAAAAAACCCGCTATCGCGTACCCCATGCCGGACTGGTGTGGGAGATCGATGTGTTCTTCGGAGAGAATGCCGGGCTGGTGGTGGCCGAGGTTGAATTGGGAGATGAAGCCCAGGAGGTGCAATTGCCGCCCTGGGTTGGCGCCGAAGTGACAGGCGACCCCCGCTACTACAACGCCAACCTGATCCGCCGGCCTTTTTCGGCCTGGTCCAACACCAACTGA
- a CDS encoding putative nucleotidyltransferase substrate binding domain-containing protein, with amino-acid sequence MGLSKQLQDSELFTHLPAVLFQELQQQATHRSYPPNTYIFQQDEPPTGYLYVIKEGLIEITVLSPGGVEMVVDYRKEGQFFGATPIFTDEPYSGAARTVRRTDCFLIPAQIIRKAEREYPQISEYFTRIVLSRVRHLYSEIVSDHSHKALTQMEAYPFKKRLSEIMSTPAITCRPENNTREVARRLTESAISAILVLDEGERLQGIITERDLVSKVLAPEDTNPATLTAREVMTPQVLGLPPETYMFEAMAFMTAHRLRHLPVLDRDEVVGIVTLRDLMRFRSQKAMLLVGSARQAQDFASLAAVRREIATVARTLLSETRATPDVMEILSYIHHTIIRRTFDLCLAQMKAQGQEPPDIRYCFLIMGSGGRREMLLNPDQDNGFIFEDFPDERLAEVEAFFIPFAEKLVHALDTVGYPLCSGKVMVNNPIWRGRLCDWQVRINDWVNEPEPQKVRYSSIFFDFVPMAGDGTLAQDLREIVHQQIRSFQGFLYHMMSLDLRYRVPVGLLGRFILEKSGPHKGELSVKHGGTVYIVDCIRMFALEREISEITTFDRLDALVKRNVFASETAEHIRAAFEALSFLRLRNEIANIEQGRPPSHHLNPHSLSKTEQDLLRESFNAVSKLQDATKRHFARTPF; translated from the coding sequence ATGGGATTGAGCAAACAACTCCAGGACTCCGAACTCTTCACCCATCTGCCTGCAGTTCTTTTTCAGGAGTTGCAGCAGCAGGCCACACACCGGAGCTATCCCCCCAACACCTATATTTTTCAGCAGGATGAGCCACCAACGGGCTATCTTTACGTCATCAAGGAAGGGCTCATCGAAATTACGGTTTTAAGTCCCGGTGGGGTCGAGATGGTGGTCGACTACCGCAAGGAAGGCCAGTTTTTCGGCGCGACACCCATCTTTACAGACGAACCTTACAGTGGCGCAGCGCGCACGGTGCGCAGAACCGATTGCTTCCTGATTCCAGCGCAGATCATTCGCAAGGCCGAGCGCGAATACCCGCAAATCAGCGAATACTTCACCCGCATCGTACTCTCGCGGGTGCGCCACCTTTATTCGGAAATCGTCTCCGACCACTCGCACAAGGCCCTCACGCAGATGGAGGCCTATCCCTTCAAGAAGCGCCTGTCCGAAATCATGTCCACCCCGGCGATTACCTGCCGCCCCGAAAACAATACCCGCGAAGTGGCGCGGCGCCTGACCGAGAGCGCCATCAGCGCGATTCTGGTCCTTGACGAAGGCGAGCGGTTACAGGGAATCATTACCGAACGCGACCTGGTGAGCAAGGTTCTCGCCCCGGAAGACACCAACCCCGCCACCCTCACCGCGCGGGAAGTAATGACCCCCCAGGTGCTCGGCCTGCCGCCGGAAACCTACATGTTTGAAGCCATGGCCTTCATGACCGCACACCGTTTGAGACATCTGCCGGTCCTGGATCGCGACGAGGTGGTGGGCATCGTGACCCTGCGCGACCTGATGCGCTTTCGCAGCCAGAAAGCCATGCTGTTGGTGGGCAGTGCCCGCCAGGCGCAGGACTTCGCCTCCTTGGCCGCCGTACGCCGGGAAATTGCCACCGTGGCGCGCACCCTGCTTTCGGAAACCCGCGCCACGCCCGATGTCATGGAAATCCTCTCCTACATTCACCACACCATCATCCGCCGCACCTTTGACCTGTGTTTAGCGCAGATGAAGGCCCAGGGTCAGGAACCGCCCGATATCCGCTATTGCTTTCTGATCATGGGCAGCGGCGGGCGGCGCGAGATGCTCCTCAACCCCGACCAGGACAACGGATTTATTTTCGAGGATTTTCCCGACGAGCGACTGGCGGAGGTGGAGGCGTTCTTTATTCCTTTTGCGGAAAAACTCGTGCATGCCCTCGACACAGTGGGCTATCCTCTGTGCAGCGGCAAGGTGATGGTCAACAACCCCATATGGCGGGGTCGGTTGTGCGACTGGCAGGTTCGCATCAACGACTGGGTCAACGAACCGGAACCGCAAAAGGTACGCTACTCATCCATTTTCTTCGATTTCGTACCCATGGCCGGCGACGGCACTCTGGCCCAGGATCTGCGCGAAATCGTGCACCAGCAAATCCGGTCGTTCCAGGGTTTTCTCTACCACATGATGTCCCTGGATCTGCGTTACCGCGTTCCAGTGGGTCTGCTCGGACGTTTCATCCTTGAAAAAAGCGGTCCGCACAAGGGAGAGCTTTCCGTCAAGCACGGCGGCACGGTCTACATCGTCGACTGCATCCGCATGTTTGCCCTGGAGCGTGAAATCTCCGAAATCACCACCTTCGACCGCCTCGATGCCCTAGTCAAACGCAACGTCTTCGCGTCGGAAACCGCCGAACATATCCGCGCTGCCTTTGAGGCCTTGTCGTTTTTGCGCCTGCGTAACGAAATCGCCAATATCGAGCAGGGCCGCCCACCCAGCCACCACCTCAATCCCCACAGCCTCTCCAAAACCGAACAAGACCTGCTGCGCGAATCCTTCAACGCGGTCAGCAAGTTACAGGACGCCACCAAGCGCCATTTCGCCCGCACACCGTTTTAA
- the ppk1 gene encoding polyphosphate kinase 1 produces the protein MTRSISTVSEAKNADAKGAQTAISEPEQSSQRRISEVDPRELFLNRELTWLQFNRRVLHEAADERNPLLERAKFLAITSSNLDEFFMKRIGGLKQQLGAGMTELTVDGRTPRQQIEESYVLVREMVKDMQSIFAALKKELRAAGIAILAYDELTARERQGVRDYYYQNIYPLVTPQSIDPAHPFPFISNLSLNLLVTLKYPQDGEMSMARVKVPVGPAAPRFIRIGEKNRFVPLEEVMSHNLDMLFPEMEVVSCEFFRVTRNANTEKNEEHAEDLLAMIESELRERKFAPIVRMQTYRGMDPVHRGRLAAELGLDETEDVFEIDGFMALRDLWEIHGLDFPELKDTPHHPIDHPGLQASRKVFHMIRESGAILLQHPYESFSTSVERFLQEAARDSKVRAIKMTLYRTESESRIVDYLIDAAGNGKQVAVVVELKARFDEAANIRLASRMEEAGIHVTYGVVGLKTHAKVIQVVRQDFSGLRRYMHLGTGNYHAGTSRIYSDVGLLTCDEQIGRDTTELFNYLTTGYTPKRNYQKILPAPKICKRALLARIEREIALHRPEQPGLIQFKMNALDDMDVVKALYQASQAGVPIDLLVRDTCRLRPGVAGLSETVRVISIIGRFLEHTRLYYFRSGGDEEYFIGSADAMKRNLESRVEVLVPVESPDLRRDLRAMLDIQLADRRTAWDMLPDGSYVQRLPETPEQEKGSHQLLIELAEKRQKDITRLRKRKSKHFGGRNLR, from the coding sequence GTGACGAGATCGATCAGTACAGTGAGCGAGGCAAAAAATGCGGATGCCAAAGGGGCGCAAACGGCCATTTCGGAGCCTGAGCAGTCTTCTCAACGCAGAATTTCCGAGGTCGATCCGCGCGAACTTTTCCTGAACCGCGAATTAACCTGGCTGCAATTCAACCGGCGCGTTTTGCACGAAGCGGCTGATGAGCGCAACCCGCTTCTGGAGCGGGCCAAGTTTCTGGCCATTACCAGCAGCAACCTCGATGAATTTTTCATGAAACGCATCGGTGGACTCAAGCAGCAACTCGGTGCCGGTATGACCGAACTGACCGTCGACGGGCGTACACCCCGCCAGCAGATCGAGGAAAGCTACGTCTTGGTGCGCGAGATGGTCAAGGACATGCAATCGATTTTTGCCGCCTTGAAAAAAGAGTTGCGCGCGGCAGGCATTGCCATTCTTGCCTATGATGAGCTCACCGCCCGCGAACGTCAGGGGGTGCGCGATTATTATTATCAGAATATTTACCCCCTGGTGACGCCGCAGTCCATCGATCCGGCTCACCCTTTTCCCTTCATCTCTAATCTCTCCCTCAACCTACTGGTGACTCTCAAGTATCCGCAGGACGGCGAGATGTCCATGGCGCGGGTCAAAGTGCCGGTGGGGCCGGCGGCGCCGCGCTTTATCCGCATCGGCGAAAAAAACCGCTTCGTGCCCCTGGAGGAAGTCATGTCGCATAATCTCGACATGCTTTTTCCCGAGATGGAGGTCGTTTCCTGCGAATTTTTTCGCGTCACGCGCAATGCCAATACCGAGAAAAACGAAGAGCATGCCGAGGATCTGCTGGCCATGATCGAGTCGGAGTTGCGCGAGCGCAAGTTCGCCCCCATCGTGCGCATGCAGACCTATCGCGGCATGGATCCGGTTCATCGCGGACGGTTGGCAGCGGAGCTGGGGTTGGATGAAACAGAAGACGTCTTTGAAATCGACGGTTTCATGGCCTTGCGGGATCTCTGGGAAATCCATGGGCTGGATTTTCCGGAACTCAAGGATACACCTCACCATCCCATCGATCACCCGGGTTTGCAGGCGTCGCGCAAGGTCTTTCATATGATCCGTGAGTCCGGTGCGATCCTTTTGCAGCATCCTTATGAATCCTTCAGCACCTCCGTCGAGCGTTTTTTGCAGGAAGCCGCCCGTGATTCCAAGGTGCGCGCCATCAAGATGACTCTTTACCGCACCGAGAGCGAGAGCCGTATCGTCGATTATCTCATCGACGCTGCGGGCAACGGCAAGCAGGTGGCGGTGGTGGTCGAACTCAAGGCGCGCTTCGACGAGGCGGCCAACATCCGCTTGGCTTCGCGCATGGAGGAAGCTGGAATTCATGTCACCTACGGCGTGGTGGGACTCAAGACCCACGCCAAGGTGATTCAGGTCGTGCGTCAGGACTTCAGCGGGTTGCGCCGCTACATGCACCTGGGCACCGGCAACTATCACGCCGGCACCTCGCGCATCTACAGCGACGTCGGGCTGCTGACCTGCGATGAGCAGATCGGCCGCGATACCACCGAGTTGTTTAACTACCTGACGACTGGTTACACTCCCAAGCGCAATTATCAAAAAATTCTGCCCGCGCCCAAGATCTGCAAACGAGCGCTGCTGGCGCGCATCGAGCGCGAAATTGCCCTGCACCGCCCTGAACAGCCGGGTCTGATTCAGTTTAAAATGAACGCCCTGGACGATATGGATGTGGTCAAGGCCCTCTATCAGGCCAGTCAGGCCGGGGTGCCCATTGATCTTCTGGTGCGCGACACCTGCCGGCTGCGACCCGGCGTTGCGGGGCTCTCCGAAACCGTGCGGGTGATCAGCATTATCGGGCGCTTTCTTGAGCACACTCGCCTCTACTACTTCCGCAGCGGTGGTGATGAAGAGTACTTTATCGGGTCGGCTGACGCCATGAAGCGCAACCTTGAATCGCGCGTCGAAGTGCTGGTGCCGGTGGAATCTCCCGATTTGCGCCGCGATCTGCGCGCTATGCTCGACATTCAATTGGCCGACCGCCGCACGGCCTGGGACATGCTGCCTGACGGTAGTTATGTGCAGCGCCTGCCCGAAACGCCCGAGCAGGAAAAAGGCAGCCATCAATTGCTGATCGAGTTGGCTGAGAAGCGTCAGAAAGACATCACCCGTCTGCGCAAACGCAAATCCAAACATTTCGGCGGGCGCAACTTGCGCTGA
- a CDS encoding 4Fe-4S dicluster domain-containing protein, which translates to MKSFDVGSGFGEALLTLLSSRGQVYGPFCGADGVCRLQPVSRWQSLSSNPPLIPPKKYLFPPRERLWSLASDEYRRIALAEKATALVGLAPCDLHAIAYLDRVFADDPHYVQRRQKTLLIGTSCTPRDDCFCPAWQAEPPCDLFVSGERLWCGSAEGQRLASQLAGCLANEREDLPLPPIQPAARLDDRQGDLGKVFAGDEQAALWARFAQGCLSCGACSAVCPTCTCHDLVDRAQPSRQPERFRRWGSCVFSPLALADGRHSLSSEQGGRLRFRFEHKFFGFGPLRGEGSCVGCARCARACPAGIDLAEVRSALPSGSKS; encoded by the coding sequence ATGAAAAGTTTCGACGTCGGGAGTGGCTTTGGTGAGGCTCTTCTCACCCTTTTGTCTTCCCGTGGGCAGGTCTATGGTCCCTTTTGTGGAGCCGACGGCGTGTGTCGGCTGCAACCGGTTTCGCGCTGGCAATCCCTGAGCAGCAACCCCCCTCTGATTCCCCCCAAGAAATATCTTTTTCCACCCCGCGAACGTCTCTGGTCTTTGGCCTCCGACGAATATCGCCGCATCGCCCTGGCCGAGAAGGCGACGGCGCTGGTCGGCCTGGCCCCCTGCGACCTTCACGCCATCGCTTACCTCGACCGGGTCTTTGCCGATGATCCGCATTATGTGCAACGTCGCCAAAAGACTCTGCTGATCGGGACGTCTTGCACACCGCGCGACGATTGTTTTTGCCCTGCCTGGCAAGCAGAGCCTCCCTGTGATCTCTTTGTCAGCGGTGAGCGGCTCTGGTGCGGTTCTGCCGAGGGACAGCGGTTGGCGTCCCAGCTAGCAGGCTGTCTTGCCAACGAGCGCGAGGATCTGCCCCTGCCGCCCATTCAACCCGCCGCGCGATTAGATGACAGACAGGGTGATTTGGGAAAGGTTTTTGCGGGGGATGAGCAGGCGGCATTGTGGGCGCGTTTTGCTCAGGGTTGTCTGTCCTGCGGTGCCTGTTCGGCGGTCTGCCCGACCTGCACCTGTCACGATCTGGTCGACAGGGCCCAGCCGAGCAGGCAACCGGAGCGCTTTCGCCGCTGGGGCAGTTGCGTTTTCTCTCCTTTAGCCCTGGCGGACGGCCGGCATAGCCTATCCTCCGAGCAGGGGGGGCGCCTGCGTTTTCGTTTCGAGCATAAATTCTTCGGTTTCGGTCCCCTGCGCGGCGAGGGTTCCTGCGTGGGCTGTGCGCGCTGTGCGCGTGCCTGTCCGGCAGGCATCGACCTGGCCGAGGTGCGCTCCGCGCTGCCATCCGGATCAAAATCCTGA
- a CDS encoding VC_2705 family sodium/solute symporter, with product MGKRTLLIGAASLPLLLLATSLGFAQEAAARAGEEIFQLEPGFKDIPALIMVTLMVVYVGVGFLSRVSTTSGYWVAGQGIGKYGNGAAIASDWMSAASFMGVAGLLYLQGWFGLGYIIGWTGGYVLLLVLLAAQLRRFGKYTIPEFLGDRFDSHGVRLFAATVTVIIAITYATAQFKGIGLICGWIFGMSYAASVFFAAGVVLAYMLISGMSGVTRNQQIQYVVLISAFLIPLWILMQKAGGTGILPQLEYGRLLSDLMEGKTAVGVLEGEELMKATKAYLPWGTGGTIYHFIALVFTLMVGTAGLPHIMIRFYTVKNEDTARRSVLWGLFFIGLLYWSSPVYAALGKFWNPLGGRAVADVIILSAPERADLGIAFIGYLAAGAMAAGISTVAGLLVAGASAVAHDWYASVFRPNSTDKQQLFVGRVFTAVLCGIVVLIALNPPALIAQIVAMAFAIAGNTIFPACVLAVWYSRANKYGALAGMTFGLAMTLLAMFGWMLNVPAFTATGILPATSSALIVCPLAFLIIIIVSNLTQDKLSAASLDRSDQVLRKLHNMPAVLAESPRKSGG from the coding sequence ATGGGAAAAAGAACCCTGCTGATCGGCGCCGCCAGCCTGCCCCTGCTTCTTCTGGCAACCTCTCTGGGATTTGCCCAGGAGGCCGCCGCGCGCGCCGGAGAGGAAATCTTTCAGCTTGAGCCCGGCTTTAAGGACATCCCCGCCCTCATCATGGTGACGCTGATGGTGGTCTATGTCGGCGTCGGCTTTCTCTCGCGCGTCTCCACCACCTCGGGGTACTGGGTCGCCGGCCAGGGCATCGGCAAGTACGGCAACGGTGCCGCTATCGCTTCGGATTGGATGTCAGCCGCCTCCTTCATGGGCGTGGCCGGTCTGCTCTATCTGCAAGGTTGGTTCGGACTGGGCTACATCATTGGTTGGACCGGCGGCTATGTGCTGCTGCTGGTGCTGCTCGCCGCACAACTGCGCAGGTTTGGCAAATACACCATTCCCGAGTTTCTCGGCGACCGCTTCGACTCCCACGGGGTGCGCCTGTTTGCCGCCACGGTCACGGTCATCATCGCCATCACCTACGCAACCGCTCAATTCAAGGGTATCGGCCTGATCTGCGGCTGGATATTCGGCATGAGCTATGCCGCCAGCGTGTTCTTCGCCGCCGGGGTGGTGCTGGCCTACATGCTGATCTCCGGCATGTCGGGGGTGACCCGCAATCAGCAGATTCAGTACGTGGTGCTGATTTCGGCCTTTCTCATCCCTTTGTGGATTCTCATGCAAAAGGCCGGGGGTACCGGCATCTTGCCGCAACTCGAATACGGGCGCCTGCTCTCTGATCTGATGGAGGGGAAAACCGCCGTCGGCGTTCTCGAGGGCGAAGAACTGATGAAGGCCACCAAGGCGTACCTGCCGTGGGGCACCGGCGGCACCATCTACCACTTCATCGCCCTGGTGTTTACCCTGATGGTCGGCACCGCCGGATTGCCGCACATCATGATTCGCTTTTATACCGTCAAAAATGAAGACACGGCACGCCGCAGCGTGCTCTGGGGTTTGTTTTTTATCGGTCTGCTCTACTGGTCTTCCCCGGTCTACGCCGCCCTCGGAAAGTTCTGGAATCCCCTCGGAGGCAGGGCCGTGGCCGACGTCATCATCCTCTCGGCGCCCGAGCGGGCCGATCTGGGCATCGCCTTCATCGGTTATCTCGCCGCCGGCGCCATGGCCGCCGGGATTTCCACCGTCGCCGGTTTGCTCGTCGCCGGTGCCTCTGCAGTTGCCCATGACTGGTACGCCAGCGTTTTTCGACCCAACAGTACAGATAAACAGCAACTTTTCGTCGGACGGGTGTTTACCGCGGTGCTCTGCGGCATCGTGGTGTTGATCGCCCTCAATCCGCCCGCCCTCATCGCGCAGATTGTCGCCATGGCCTTCGCCATCGCCGGCAATACCATCTTTCCAGCCTGTGTACTGGCGGTCTGGTACTCCCGCGCCAACAAATACGGAGCCCTGGCCGGCATGACTTTTGGCTTGGCGATGACCCTGCTCGCCATGTTCGGTTGGATGCTCAACGTGCCCGCCTTTACCGCCACGGGCATTCTGCCGGCCACCTCCTCGGCGCTCATCGTCTGCCCCCTGGCCTTTCTCATCATCATCATCGTCTCGAACTTGACACAAGACAAACTCAGCGCCGCCTCTCTGGACCGCAGTGACCAGGTGTTGCGCAAGTTGCATAACATGCCGGCCGTACTGGCTGAATCTCCCCGCAAGTCTGGGGGCTGA
- a CDS encoding DUF4212 domain-containing protein, giving the protein MTEKPRVSVNFFSPSTRSMKAEVSVAATILVIWGALSFGLPLIIWLAGLGDPEGLGRSVITEARFLGFPLHYWLIAQGCTIGYVLLCKLYCILWDKRVTKI; this is encoded by the coding sequence ATGACAGAAAAGCCAAGAGTATCCGTCAACTTCTTCTCGCCGTCGACCAGGAGCATGAAGGCGGAAGTTTCCGTCGCCGCCACCATCCTTGTCATCTGGGGGGCACTCAGCTTCGGCCTGCCCCTAATCATCTGGCTCGCCGGCCTCGGCGACCCCGAAGGGTTGGGGCGCTCTGTCATCACCGAGGCGCGCTTTCTCGGATTTCCCCTGCATTACTGGCTGATCGCCCAGGGCTGCACCATCGGCTATGTGTTGTTGTGCAAGCTCTACTGCATTTTGTGGGACAAACGGGTCACCAAAATTTAA
- a CDS encoding CHAD domain-containing protein — MTLSPRHYHLVGGHEVLPKVLGEKFVLIHEAGGPLTQTYCDTFDWRLSAAGWQLIDDQEALAARLKLVQADSGALVATGDCASPSFFWDFPPGPLRSALEPVIEMRALLPMVCVRGRQDFYRVLDRREKTVVRLEVISCSVGGPGAEMHALLPRLLLDPLKGFQREAQAIAQFLEKQSGLVPLDVDLFSEGLAVLGRSPGDYSSKVRVDLSPATPAAEALRQILWQLLETLLTNQAGVEGALDSEFLHDFRVAVRRTRSALGQIKGVLPAREVVLFRQEFSWLGSITGSARDFDVYLLDFPRFQASLPPDVRDDLQPFRRFLLKHQQQEYRKLCRHLASNRYRKLIARWRDFLQTPGDVEGSPGGTRPVVQVAAERTWKVYRRVMREGLSIRADSPPEDLHELRKTCKKLRYLMEFFQSLYPPQQIRRLIKALKELQDNLGTYQDLHVQVDTLRRFSHEMAEEAEVPAETLLALGRLVEALDRRQVAVRHEFSERFAHFTREKNQLLFRQLFKLPAQEQP, encoded by the coding sequence GTGACCCTGAGCCCGCGTCATTATCATCTTGTCGGTGGCCATGAAGTTCTGCCAAAGGTTCTCGGCGAAAAATTTGTTCTCATTCACGAGGCGGGCGGCCCCTTGACGCAGACTTACTGCGACACCTTTGACTGGCGGCTCTCTGCGGCCGGTTGGCAACTGATCGATGATCAAGAAGCCTTGGCCGCGCGGTTGAAACTGGTGCAGGCCGATTCAGGAGCCCTGGTTGCCACAGGTGATTGCGCGTCACCTTCTTTTTTCTGGGATTTTCCTCCCGGACCCTTGCGCAGCGCACTGGAGCCGGTGATTGAAATGCGTGCTTTGTTGCCGATGGTGTGTGTCCGTGGGCGGCAGGATTTTTATCGCGTGCTGGACCGGCGCGAGAAGACTGTGGTCCGGCTGGAAGTAATCTCTTGCAGTGTCGGTGGCCCTGGCGCAGAAATGCACGCCTTGCTGCCGCGTCTGCTCCTGGATCCTCTCAAAGGTTTTCAGCGCGAAGCTCAAGCCATTGCGCAATTCCTTGAAAAACAAAGCGGGCTGGTGCCTCTCGACGTTGATCTGTTCAGCGAGGGGTTGGCGGTTCTCGGTCGCAGTCCTGGAGATTACTCGTCGAAAGTCCGGGTTGACCTTTCGCCCGCTACGCCTGCCGCCGAAGCCCTGCGGCAAATTCTCTGGCAACTGCTGGAAACATTGCTCACCAATCAGGCCGGGGTGGAGGGTGCCCTGGATAGCGAATTTCTGCATGATTTCCGGGTTGCGGTGCGGCGTACCCGCTCGGCCCTGGGGCAGATCAAGGGTGTGCTGCCGGCGCGGGAAGTGGTTCTTTTTCGCCAGGAGTTCTCCTGGCTGGGTTCCATCACCGGGAGCGCGCGTGATTTCGATGTCTACCTTTTGGATTTTCCCCGATTTCAGGCGAGCCTGCCGCCGGATGTGCGCGACGACCTGCAGCCCTTTCGCCGCTTTCTCCTAAAGCATCAACAGCAGGAATATCGCAAGCTTTGCCGTCACCTGGCCTCCAACCGTTACCGCAAGCTGATTGCGCGCTGGCGGGATTTTCTTCAGACCCCCGGCGATGTCGAAGGGTCTCCCGGCGGCACCAGGCCTGTGGTGCAGGTTGCCGCCGAACGCACCTGGAAAGTTTACCGGCGCGTGATGCGGGAGGGGCTCTCCATCAGGGCTGATTCTCCGCCGGAGGATCTGCATGAATTGCGTAAGACTTGCAAAAAGTTGCGCTACCTGATGGAGTTTTTCCAGAGCCTTTATCCGCCGCAACAAATCCGGCGCCTGATCAAGGCTCTTAAGGAATTGCAGGACAATCTCGGCACCTATCAGGATCTGCATGTGCAGGTCGATACTCTGCGCCGTTTCAGCCACGAAATGGCCGAAGAAGCCGAGGTGCCCGCCGAGACACTGCTGGCCCTGGGGCGCTTGGTGGAAGCTCTGGACCGGCGCCAGGTTGCGGTGCGGCATGAATTTTCCGAGCGCTTTGCGCATTTTACCCGGGAAAAGAATCAGCTTCTTTTCCGGCAACTCTTTAAACTCCCGGCGCAGGAGCAGCCATGA
- the ubiE gene encoding bifunctional demethylmenaquinone methyltransferase/2-methoxy-6-polyprenyl-1,4-benzoquinol methylase UbiE has protein sequence MSQLSDKGRRIREMFDGIAPRYDLLNRLLSLGVDRRWRTFAVAQLQIPAQGRVLDIATGTGDVALEIARQTPSSVRIVGEDFTQGMLVRGRDKIVASVYRDRIDLVNAPCEVIPHPDNCFDGITIAFGIRNVVDRPAGLREMCRVLKPGGRAVVLEFSNPRSRFFREVYYFYFRRLLPFIGGLLSRRSAYQYLPDSVLEFPDQQQFRDLMTDAGFVNLRHHDRTGGIVTIYVGEKPR, from the coding sequence ATGTCTCAACTCTCCGACAAAGGGCGCCGCATCCGCGAGATGTTCGACGGTATCGCCCCGCGCTACGACCTGCTCAATCGTCTGCTGTCCCTGGGAGTCGACCGCCGCTGGCGGACGTTCGCCGTGGCGCAGCTGCAGATTCCCGCGCAGGGCCGCGTGCTCGACATCGCCACAGGGACCGGGGATGTCGCTCTGGAAATCGCCCGCCAGACACCCTCCTCGGTGCGCATTGTCGGCGAGGATTTCACCCAGGGCATGCTGGTTCGCGGCCGCGATAAAATTGTCGCCTCGGTTTACCGCGACCGCATCGATCTGGTCAATGCTCCTTGCGAAGTCATTCCCCACCCCGACAACTGTTTCGATGGCATTACCATCGCTTTCGGCATTCGCAACGTGGTCGACCGGCCGGCCGGTCTGCGCGAGATGTGCCGCGTGCTTAAGCCTGGCGGGCGGGCCGTTGTACTGGAGTTTTCCAATCCACGCAGCCGTTTTTTTCGCGAAGTCTATTACTTTTATTTCCGACGCCTGCTGCCGTTTATCGGCGGACTGCTCTCAAGGCGCAGCGCCTACCAGTATCTGCCCGATTCGGTTCTTGAGTTCCCTGATCAGCAGCAGTTCCGTGATCTGATGACGGATGCCGGATTCGTCAACTTGCGGCATCATGACCGCACTGGCGGCATCGTCACCATTTACGTGGGCGAAAAGCCCCGCTGA
- a CDS encoding ParA family protein: protein MRVLATYNIKGGVGKTAAAVNLAWLAAKSGRRTLVWDLDPQGAATYYFRIKPKVKGGGEGLVSGRRNLDDLIKATDFPYLDLLPADFSYRSLDLLLDQEKKPTRRLRKVLKPLSGQYDVIFLDCPPSISLVSEAVFIAADALLVPVIPTTLSLRTLEQLYAFRVRQELDDLAVLPFFSMVDRRKGLHRQIVAELPGQWPDLLTAAIPYASEVERMGVEKAPLGSFAGCCAAALAFEDLWDDILKRLSIGKFYEF, encoded by the coding sequence ATGAGGGTTCTGGCCACGTACAACATCAAAGGAGGCGTGGGAAAGACTGCCGCGGCCGTCAACCTTGCGTGGCTGGCGGCAAAAAGTGGCCGTCGCACCCTCGTCTGGGATCTCGACCCACAGGGTGCTGCTACCTATTATTTCCGCATCAAACCCAAGGTCAAAGGGGGAGGTGAGGGCCTGGTGAGTGGCCGCCGCAATCTGGATGATTTGATCAAGGCCACGGATTTTCCATATCTCGATCTGCTGCCCGCCGATTTCTCCTACCGTAGTCTTGACCTGCTGCTTGATCAGGAGAAAAAGCCGACCCGGCGTCTGCGCAAAGTTCTTAAACCCCTGTCTGGCCAGTATGACGTCATTTTTCTCGACTGTCCGCCCAGTATCTCCCTGGTTTCCGAGGCGGTCTTTATCGCTGCCGATGCCCTGCTGGTACCCGTGATCCCAACGACCTTGTCGCTGCGCACCCTGGAGCAACTCTATGCTTTTCGCGTTCGGCAGGAACTGGATGACCTTGCTGTCTTGCCATTTTTCTCAATGGTTGATCGGCGCAAGGGATTACACCGCCAGATCGTGGCCGAACTGCCTGGCCAATGGCCCGATTTGCTTACCGCGGCCATTCCCTATGCCAGCGAGGTAGAGCGCATGGGTGTGGAAAAGGCACCCCTGGGCAGCTTCGCCGGGTGCTGTGCCGCTGCTCTGGCCTTTGAAGATCTCTGGGACGATATTCTGAAACGCCTAAGTATTGGAAAATTTTATGAATTTTGA